One Paraburkholderia aromaticivorans genomic region harbors:
- a CDS encoding chromosome partitioning protein ParB, whose amino-acid sequence MAKTCPLVLDAMIVTGNTKAAVKAAGGGSSDLWTVPPGEIHYDPRDNVRPLDMERVRHLASLIEANGYDRKKPLGCFVRKVGGQDRIFVYEGQHRYHAALMAIQEGAEIDRLPIVIDEAKSVNRVNLIYSGITNNDGENLTPLQLAEKVVELQELGEPNATICKRLNITDQTVRDVLLLAQAPAALHKLVREKVVASTLAIEEIRTHGGEKALERLSSAAAHAKASGKAKVTKKALAKPAARKITDVQAKLLLQALQSVLHDPVFGKLSPGTIAGVHSALTPHSDLLDAVSVKVAK is encoded by the coding sequence ATGGCTAAGACCTGCCCGCTCGTTCTCGACGCAATGATCGTCACCGGCAACACGAAGGCCGCGGTTAAGGCTGCCGGTGGCGGATCATCGGACCTCTGGACTGTCCCGCCCGGCGAGATCCACTACGATCCGCGCGACAACGTTCGCCCGCTGGATATGGAGCGGGTTCGTCACCTGGCCAGCTTGATAGAGGCCAACGGATACGACCGTAAAAAGCCGCTTGGCTGTTTCGTACGCAAAGTCGGCGGTCAAGACCGAATCTTTGTGTACGAAGGGCAGCACCGCTATCACGCGGCACTGATGGCCATCCAGGAAGGCGCCGAGATCGACCGCCTGCCGATCGTTATCGACGAGGCTAAGTCCGTCAATCGCGTCAACCTCATCTATTCGGGCATCACCAACAACGATGGCGAGAACCTGACGCCGCTGCAACTGGCGGAGAAGGTCGTTGAGTTGCAGGAGCTCGGCGAGCCCAACGCCACGATCTGCAAGCGGCTAAACATCACGGACCAGACGGTCCGCGACGTGCTGCTGCTCGCCCAGGCACCGGCAGCACTTCACAAGCTCGTTCGCGAAAAGGTTGTGGCGTCGACGCTCGCGATCGAGGAAATCCGGACGCATGGCGGCGAGAAAGCGCTTGAGCGCCTTTCGAGCGCAGCGGCACACGCAAAGGCCAGCGGGAAAGCCAAAGTCACCAAGAAGGCGCTAGCAAAGCCGGCTGCCCGCAAGATCACCGATGTACAAGCAAAGTTACTTTTGCAAGCGCTGCAGTCGGTCTTGCACGATCCGGTATTCGGCAAGCTCTCGCCTGGCACGATCGCTGGTGTCCACTCGGCCCTCACGCCCCACTCCGATTTGCTCGATGCTGTATCAGTGAAGGTGGCGAAATGA
- a CDS encoding helix-turn-helix domain-containing protein, with protein MSRNPAVDTQTKLASRAGISQSSVARVLAGNVDTQIGIVAALATAIGVEPGRLLDDPDASPELQIDRERFANLPTTERAKIQSYIDFVMAQPDLTSSDTLSISQKLTQSKDQEDRNRHAAQRPISKDSLSINENHDQANPGHRGRKRVR; from the coding sequence ATGAGCCGGAACCCGGCCGTCGATACGCAGACAAAACTGGCCAGCAGAGCCGGCATTTCACAGAGTTCCGTCGCACGCGTTTTAGCGGGCAATGTAGATACGCAGATAGGTATCGTGGCAGCTTTGGCGACCGCGATCGGGGTTGAGCCTGGACGTTTGCTGGATGATCCGGACGCTAGCCCAGAGCTGCAGATCGACCGAGAGCGGTTCGCGAACTTACCCACAACCGAGCGGGCAAAAATCCAAAGCTACATCGACTTCGTTATGGCCCAGCCCGACCTGACGAGCAGCGATACACTTTCGATTTCTCAAAAGCTGACTCAATCCAAAGACCAAGAAGATCGCAATCGTCATGCCGCTCAACGTCCAATTTCCAAAGACTCGTTGAGCATTAATGAAAACCACGACCAAGCCAATCCGGGGCATCGAGGCCGTAAACGCGTCAGGTAA
- a CDS encoding phage regulatory CII family protein, with protein sequence MTCRYSGTDWLDVLYTAVRNTPGGVADAAAFLTNRRGKSIGTESLRLRLRGEGENRLSMEMFELLIEWMEEKRQPQYLDALCALNERFGLSASPATEQDSNGTVEAVALAASEAAQRSGDVSSVVIDAISDGRITQHEADSIALAARENQRLLDRLLRTVQAVIRMGRRSA encoded by the coding sequence ATGACCTGCAGATACAGCGGCACAGATTGGCTCGACGTCCTGTATACGGCCGTGCGCAATACCCCCGGCGGAGTAGCGGACGCAGCTGCATTCCTAACAAATCGTCGCGGCAAGAGCATTGGCACTGAGTCGCTGCGCCTGCGTTTACGCGGCGAAGGCGAAAACCGCCTTTCCATGGAGATGTTCGAGCTGTTGATCGAGTGGATGGAAGAGAAGCGCCAGCCGCAATACCTCGATGCGCTTTGTGCACTCAATGAGCGCTTTGGTTTGAGCGCCAGTCCGGCTACAGAGCAGGACTCGAACGGCACCGTTGAGGCTGTTGCGCTCGCCGCGTCCGAAGCCGCCCAGCGATCGGGCGATGTCTCGAGTGTGGTGATCGATGCAATCTCGGATGGTCGCATTACCCAGCACGAGGCCGACTCCATAGCCTTGGCCGCGAGGGAGAACCAGAGGTTGCTCGATCGTCTCCTGCGCACCGTGCAGGCCGTCATCAGGATGGGACGTCGGTCAGCATGA
- a CDS encoding VapE domain-containing protein — MSSLEQIVQQLAADGHPSLPDGHPIADDKVHRYGTGKKYWYSLHQIERAGRVIGYTGAFGRWSGNDNGAQSFQWHGETLTPEDVNAARQRQQAADRAETERKAHAAKLAANRARDQWQRASDGGTSGYLDRKQITPEGVRFDSDCTVLVPMFQYTDTIRLVGLQKITPDGAKRFNKGMEKKGAAYLLGDIGNDDKVAMIAEGYATARSIRMATDEAIPLLICFDAGGILSAARYLRERHPDLHVLICADDDWKIEQRLRDCLVEDFDYSGELVLGGDAVRVETRNTWYMLYAERKQVNGGVEFIELTIWNDVMPERRRRFENAGLKYAYEAVADVGNATVVFPRFADRGDRKLTDFNDLHCEESLEPVRQQIQSALLAALAPASEDLPLDALMQDRYLAADPLYDRAVAVVRNAARASVSLVQRALSIGFNRAARLIERMADEGIVSDEHPNGTRSVLGIVAAEPATSAGAATDDAPDHDVENGAHTWERDLARSEKGNLLPTLGNVHMILSNHKSWQGVIAQDDFAGRVVKRKKPPFGRQGERGEWTDMDDIRCVLWLSQKYGISVRQDIVMNAVLLVADETHFHDVREYLDGLVWDRVERVRTWATTYMQVGDSEYVQLAGTKWLIAAVARVMRPGCKADNVLILEGKQGWGKSTALEVLANKPWYTNSPIRIGDKDTYAVMAGKWIIELAELDSLNKSDSSAAKSFFATETDRFRNFYGKRATDVHRQGVFAGSVNFDTYLKDESGNRRYWPLRVSGPIDIDGLRRDRDQLWAEAVHLYHQGVIWHVTEAERPLFEIEQTERYEGDVYEDKIARHLEMQTRVTMEEILGDVLKLDTSKWTLPEQRRVGKALKSLGWVRKRETTGKRGWYYVKEEDPVPPANPSAAHEPGEDDDAPL, encoded by the coding sequence ATGTCTTCGTTAGAACAGATCGTTCAGCAGCTCGCGGCTGACGGTCATCCTAGTCTGCCTGACGGTCATCCGATCGCCGACGACAAGGTGCATCGGTACGGGACCGGCAAAAAGTATTGGTATTCGCTCCACCAGATTGAGCGCGCAGGTAGGGTCATCGGTTACACCGGCGCGTTTGGCCGCTGGTCCGGCAATGACAACGGCGCTCAGTCTTTCCAGTGGCACGGCGAGACATTGACGCCGGAAGACGTCAATGCGGCCCGGCAACGTCAGCAGGCCGCCGATCGTGCCGAAACCGAAAGGAAAGCACATGCGGCGAAACTCGCCGCGAATCGCGCGCGCGATCAATGGCAAAGAGCAAGCGACGGCGGTACTTCCGGCTATCTCGACCGGAAGCAGATCACGCCAGAGGGCGTGCGCTTCGATTCTGACTGCACGGTGCTTGTGCCGATGTTTCAGTACACCGACACCATCCGGCTCGTCGGCCTGCAGAAAATCACGCCCGATGGCGCAAAGCGCTTTAACAAGGGGATGGAGAAGAAAGGAGCGGCTTACCTGCTCGGTGACATCGGCAACGATGACAAGGTCGCCATGATCGCGGAGGGCTACGCTACGGCCCGCTCTATCCGGATGGCGACCGACGAGGCAATCCCGCTGCTGATTTGCTTCGACGCTGGCGGCATTCTGTCGGCCGCGCGCTACCTGCGCGAACGCCACCCCGATCTGCATGTGCTGATCTGCGCCGACGACGACTGGAAGATTGAGCAGCGCCTGCGCGATTGCCTCGTAGAAGATTTCGACTATAGCGGCGAGCTGGTGCTCGGTGGCGACGCAGTCCGTGTCGAGACCAGGAACACCTGGTACATGCTGTACGCCGAGCGCAAACAGGTCAATGGCGGCGTCGAGTTTATCGAACTGACGATCTGGAATGACGTCATGCCGGAGCGTCGCAGACGATTCGAGAATGCGGGACTCAAGTATGCATACGAAGCGGTCGCGGACGTTGGAAACGCAACCGTGGTGTTTCCGCGCTTCGCCGACCGCGGTGACCGCAAGCTGACAGACTTCAACGATCTGCATTGTGAGGAAAGCCTCGAACCCGTGCGCCAGCAGATCCAGTCCGCGCTACTCGCCGCTTTGGCGCCGGCATCAGAAGATCTTCCGCTGGACGCTCTGATGCAGGACCGGTATTTGGCTGCCGACCCTTTGTATGACCGCGCAGTTGCGGTTGTGAGAAACGCGGCTCGTGCGTCCGTCTCTCTTGTGCAACGTGCCCTGAGTATTGGCTTCAATCGCGCAGCCCGGCTGATCGAACGCATGGCGGACGAAGGCATCGTTTCGGACGAGCATCCGAATGGAACGCGCTCTGTGCTCGGCATCGTGGCAGCGGAACCCGCGACGTCCGCTGGCGCTGCAACCGACGACGCGCCCGATCACGATGTTGAAAACGGCGCGCACACGTGGGAGCGCGATCTTGCGCGCAGCGAAAAGGGCAACCTGCTGCCCACGCTGGGCAACGTGCACATGATCCTGTCGAATCACAAGAGCTGGCAGGGCGTGATCGCGCAGGACGATTTCGCCGGCCGCGTTGTGAAACGGAAGAAACCGCCATTCGGCCGTCAGGGTGAGCGCGGTGAATGGACCGATATGGATGACATTCGCTGTGTGCTGTGGCTGTCGCAGAAATACGGTATCTCGGTTCGGCAGGACATCGTGATGAACGCCGTATTGCTCGTCGCCGACGAGACGCATTTTCACGATGTTCGTGAATACCTCGACGGCCTCGTCTGGGACCGTGTCGAACGCGTGCGTACGTGGGCGACAACATACATGCAGGTAGGTGACAGCGAGTACGTGCAGCTCGCCGGCACGAAGTGGCTCATCGCGGCGGTGGCACGCGTGATGCGGCCCGGCTGCAAGGCTGACAACGTGCTGATTCTCGAAGGCAAGCAGGGTTGGGGGAAGTCCACGGCGCTCGAGGTGCTCGCCAATAAGCCGTGGTACACGAATTCGCCTATCCGCATCGGTGACAAGGACACATACGCCGTCATGGCGGGCAAGTGGATCATTGAGCTGGCCGAACTGGACTCGCTGAATAAAAGCGACTCGTCGGCCGCCAAAAGCTTCTTTGCAACGGAGACAGACCGTTTCCGCAACTTCTATGGCAAGCGTGCAACTGACGTGCATCGGCAGGGTGTGTTCGCCGGCTCGGTGAACTTCGACACGTACCTCAAAGATGAGTCCGGCAACCGGCGTTACTGGCCACTTCGTGTTAGCGGGCCGATCGACATTGATGGCCTGCGCCGCGATCGCGACCAGCTATGGGCCGAAGCCGTCCATCTCTATCACCAGGGCGTTATCTGGCACGTGACCGAAGCAGAGCGTCCGCTGTTCGAGATTGAGCAAACCGAGCGCTATGAAGGCGACGTCTACGAAGACAAGATCGCCCGACATCTTGAAATGCAAACGCGCGTGACGATGGAGGAGATCCTCGGTGATGTGCTGAAACTCGACACCTCGAAGTGGACGCTTCCGGAGCAACGACGGGTCGGCAAGGCTCTCAAGTCTCTCGGCTGGGTGCGCAAGCGGGAAACGACGGGGAAGCGGGGTTGGTACTACGTAAAGGAAGAAGATCCCGTGCCTCCGGCTAACCCGTCTGCGGCGCACGAACCGGGAGAGGACGACGATGCGCCGCTCTGA